From the Deinococcus sp. YIM 134068 genome, one window contains:
- a CDS encoding metal ABC transporter ATP-binding protein produces the protein MLAVENLTVRYGAHTALEDATVRFAPGTFSAVIGPNGAGKSTLLKTVVGLTAPSAGRVVFTGDGAAGGDVAYVPQQQTLDWAFPVTVWDVAMMGRTGRVGWLRWPGRADRARVADALRQTGVESLRGRHIGALSGGQRQRVLLARMLVRDAGILLLDEPLTGVDAATQEQLMALLRSQADAGRAVVMVTHDLEQARRWCDHLVLVNRRVVADGTPDEVYTPRNIEATFSVSHLGHTHAEA, from the coding sequence ATGCTGGCGGTGGAGAACCTGACGGTGCGGTACGGAGCGCACACGGCGTTGGAGGACGCGACGGTGCGTTTTGCGCCGGGCACCTTCAGCGCGGTGATCGGGCCGAATGGGGCGGGCAAGAGCACGCTGCTCAAGACGGTGGTGGGCCTGACCGCGCCGAGCGCCGGGCGGGTGGTGTTTACGGGGGATGGGGCGGCGGGGGGCGACGTGGCCTACGTGCCCCAGCAGCAGACGCTGGACTGGGCCTTTCCCGTCACCGTCTGGGACGTGGCGATGATGGGCCGCACCGGGCGCGTGGGTTGGCTGCGCTGGCCGGGCCGGGCGGACCGCGCGCGGGTGGCCGACGCCCTGCGGCAGACGGGCGTGGAGAGCCTGCGCGGGCGGCACATCGGGGCACTCAGCGGCGGGCAGCGCCAGCGGGTCCTCCTCGCGCGGATGCTGGTGCGGGACGCGGGAATCCTGCTGCTGGACGAGCCGCTGACCGGGGTGGACGCCGCCACCCAGGAGCAACTGATGGCCCTGCTGCGCTCTCAGGCGGACGCGGGCCGCGCCGTCGTGATGGTCACGCACGATCTGGAGCAGGCCCGCCGCTGGTGCGATCACCTCGTCCTCGTCAACCGCCGCGTCGTGGCCGACGGCACGCCGGACGAGGTGTACACGCCGCGTAACATCGAGGCGACGTTCAGCGTGAGTCATCTGGGGCACACGCACGCGGAGGCGTAA
- a CDS encoding metal ABC transporter permease translates to MDWLTDPLGFDFFLRALLAVVLVSVLCALVGAWVVLRGLSYIGDAMSHAVLPGIVGAFLAGGNLIVGALVAAVLTALGIGAVSQRGGVKQDSAIGIVFVGMFALGVVMLSRAPTFTTDLSNFLIGNPLGVTPADLWGALAVTLLVGGVLAAVQKELLLASFDPTEARAIGLPVRTLESLLLILIGLVVVLTVQLVGTTLSVSLLITSSAAARLLARSLRKMIALAALLGAVGGVAGLYLSYYLDTAPGATIVLVNTALFVLALIFRRRE, encoded by the coding sequence ATGGACTGGCTCACCGACCCCCTCGGGTTCGACTTCTTCCTGCGGGCGCTCCTGGCGGTCGTTCTCGTCAGCGTGCTGTGTGCGCTCGTGGGCGCGTGGGTGGTGCTGCGGGGATTGAGCTACATCGGGGACGCGATGAGCCACGCCGTATTGCCGGGCATCGTGGGGGCGTTTCTGGCGGGGGGGAATCTGATCGTCGGGGCGCTCGTCGCCGCCGTGCTCACGGCGCTCGGCATCGGCGCGGTGAGTCAGCGGGGCGGGGTCAAGCAGGACAGCGCCATCGGCATCGTGTTCGTGGGGATGTTCGCGCTCGGCGTGGTCATGCTCTCGCGGGCACCGACCTTCACGACCGACCTGAGCAACTTCCTGATCGGCAATCCGCTCGGCGTCACCCCCGCCGACCTGTGGGGGGCGCTGGCGGTCACGCTGCTCGTGGGGGGCGTGCTTGCCGCCGTGCAGAAGGAACTGCTGCTCGCCTCCTTCGACCCCACCGAGGCGCGGGCCATCGGCCTCCCCGTGCGGACGCTGGAGAGCCTGCTGCTCATCCTCATCGGGCTGGTCGTCGTGCTGACGGTGCAGCTCGTGGGCACGACCCTGAGCGTGAGCCTCCTGATCACGTCGAGCGCCGCCGCCCGCCTGCTCGCCCGCAGTCTGCGGAAGATGATCGCCCTCGCGGCCCTGCTCGGCGCGGTGGGGGGTGTGGCGGGGTTGTACCTGAGCTACTACCTCGACACGGCCCCCGGAGCCACCATCGTCCTCGTCAATACGGCGCTCTTCGTGCTGGCGCTGATCTTCCGACGGCGGGAATAG
- a CDS encoding metal ABC transporter solute-binding protein, Zn/Mn family, translating into MGTASAAPLNVSATTSIVADFVRAVGGERVRVNVIVPVGGDAHTFQPSTAAIRNLAGSRVLFANGAGLESWLPRLKAAAPSVPVRELTAGLKLRELEEEEGHAHEGEEAHEEHGPLDPHAWWDPTLAAGYARNVAGVLTKLDPAGKKTYQANLNTFTRQINTLDAYAKGQFATVPAARRKIVTNHDSLHYLARRYGLTVVGTVIPGIGTEREPSARELAALVGAVRKSGARVIFTENTLNARLAQTLARETGARIAPPLYTDALGPGGSAGETFLGAFRANVDTMVRSLR; encoded by the coding sequence ATGGGCACGGCCTCAGCGGCACCCCTCAACGTCAGCGCGACGACGAGCATCGTGGCCGATTTCGTGCGGGCGGTGGGGGGCGAGCGGGTGCGGGTGAACGTGATCGTGCCCGTGGGGGGCGACGCGCACACCTTCCAGCCGAGTACCGCCGCAATTCGGAATCTGGCCGGAAGCCGCGTCCTCTTCGCCAACGGGGCGGGGCTGGAGTCGTGGCTGCCGAGGTTGAAGGCCGCCGCGCCGAGCGTTCCCGTCCGCGAGCTGACGGCGGGCCTGAAGCTGCGCGAGCTGGAGGAAGAGGAGGGGCACGCGCACGAGGGCGAGGAGGCGCACGAGGAACACGGCCCTCTCGATCCCCATGCGTGGTGGGACCCGACGCTGGCCGCCGGGTACGCGCGCAACGTGGCGGGCGTCCTGACCAAACTTGACCCCGCCGGGAAGAAGACGTATCAGGCCAACCTCAACACCTTTACCCGTCAGATCAACACGTTGGACGCCTACGCGAAGGGGCAGTTCGCCACCGTGCCCGCCGCGCGCCGCAAGATCGTCACCAACCACGACAGCCTGCACTACCTCGCCCGGCGCTACGGGCTGACGGTCGTGGGCACCGTCATCCCCGGCATCGGCACCGAGCGGGAGCCGAGTGCGCGGGAATTGGCGGCACTGGTGGGGGCGGTGAGGAAGAGCGGGGCGAGGGTCATCTTCACCGAGAACACGCTGAACGCGCGCCTCGCGCAAACGCTGGCCCGCGAGACGGGCGCGAGGATCGCCCCGCCCCTCTACACCGACGCCCTGGGGCCGGGGGGAAGCGCGGGCGAGACGTTTCTGGGGGCGTTCCGGGCGAACGTGGACACGATGGTGCGGTCGTTGCGCTGA
- the treS gene encoding maltose alpha-D-glucosyltransferase has protein sequence MTQAAAPAATSEWYKSAVFYELSVRTFADGNGDGKGDFPGLTGRLDYLKNLGVDCLWLLPFFPSPLRDDGYDVADYQGIHPDLGTLDDFKVFLREAHARGLRVIADLVTNHTSSDHPWFQAARRGPVLPDGTPNEYHDYYVWSETGTEYAGARIIFTDTETSNWTRDDQCGKYFWHRFFSSQPDLNYDNPRVVEELLSAARFWLDLGVDGFRVDAVPYLIEREGTNCENLPETHAILQRMRQMVDAEYPGRLLLAEANQWPEDVVEYFGSEQTPEFHMCFNFPVMPRLYMSLRREDTTSIREIMGRLPAIPSFGQWATFLRNHDELTLEMVTDDERAFMYAAYAPDTRMKINVGIRRRLSPLLDNDRRRVELLTTVLLALPGSPILYYGDEIGMGDDLSLADRNGVRTPMQWNAGVNGGFSTAAPELCFFPPIQDPVYGFQRVNVNSQERDPSSLLKWHARQLELRRRHPAFAHGDLTFVETGNPAVLAFTRQFENETLLIVSNFAGNAQAAQLDLSAHTGRTPVTLAGASHFPPVGEGTYPMILGKYDYYWLRLN, from the coding sequence ATGACGCAAGCCGCCGCACCCGCCGCGACCTCAGAGTGGTACAAGAGCGCCGTCTTCTACGAGCTGTCCGTCCGCACCTTCGCCGACGGCAACGGCGACGGCAAGGGCGATTTTCCGGGCCTGACGGGGAGGCTCGATTACCTCAAGAACCTCGGCGTGGACTGCCTGTGGCTGCTGCCCTTCTTTCCCAGCCCGCTGCGCGACGACGGGTACGACGTGGCCGACTACCAGGGCATCCACCCCGACCTCGGGACGCTGGACGACTTCAAGGTCTTCCTGCGCGAGGCGCACGCGCGGGGCCTGCGGGTCATCGCCGACCTCGTGACGAACCACACCTCCAGCGATCACCCGTGGTTCCAGGCGGCGCGGCGCGGCCCGGTGCTGCCCGACGGCACGCCGAACGAGTACCACGACTACTACGTGTGGAGCGAGACGGGCACCGAGTACGCGGGGGCGCGGATCATCTTCACCGACACCGAGACGAGCAACTGGACGCGCGACGACCAATGCGGCAAGTACTTCTGGCACCGCTTCTTCTCGTCGCAGCCCGACCTGAACTACGACAATCCGCGCGTGGTGGAGGAGTTGCTGAGCGCCGCCCGCTTCTGGCTCGACCTCGGCGTGGACGGCTTCCGGGTGGACGCGGTGCCGTACCTGATCGAGCGCGAGGGGACGAACTGCGAGAATCTGCCGGAGACGCACGCCATCCTCCAGCGGATGCGGCAGATGGTGGACGCCGAGTATCCGGGCCGCCTGCTCCTCGCCGAGGCGAACCAGTGGCCCGAGGACGTGGTGGAGTACTTCGGGAGCGAGCAGACCCCTGAGTTCCACATGTGCTTCAACTTCCCGGTCATGCCCCGGCTGTACATGAGCCTGAGGCGCGAGGACACGACGAGCATCCGCGAGATCATGGGCCGCCTCCCGGCCATCCCCTCCTTCGGGCAGTGGGCGACCTTCCTGCGGAACCACGACGAGCTGACGCTGGAGATGGTGACGGACGACGAGCGGGCCTTCATGTACGCCGCCTACGCACCCGACACCCGCATGAAGATCAACGTGGGCATCCGCCGCCGCCTCTCGCCGCTGCTCGACAACGACCGCCGCCGGGTAGAACTGCTGACCACGGTCCTGCTCGCCCTGCCCGGCAGCCCCATCCTGTACTACGGCGACGAGATCGGCATGGGCGACGACCTCTCCCTCGCCGACCGCAACGGCGTCCGCACCCCGATGCAGTGGAACGCGGGCGTCAACGGCGGCTTCTCCACCGCCGCCCCCGAGCTGTGCTTCTTCCCGCCCATCCAGGACCCCGTGTACGGCTTCCAGCGGGTGAACGTGAACTCCCAGGAGCGCGACCCCAGCAGCCTGCTGAAGTGGCACGCCCGCCAGCTCGAACTGCGCCGCCGTCACCCCGCCTTCGCGCACGGCGACCTGACCTTCGTCGAGACGGGCAACCCCGCCGTGCTGGCCTTCACGCGCCAGTTCGAGAACGAGACCCTCCTGATCGTGAGCAACTTCGCCGGGAACGCGCAGGCCGCGCAGCTCGACCTCTCCGCCCACACGGGCCGCACGCCCGTCACCCTCGCCGGGGCGAGCCACTTCCCGCCCGTGGGCGAGGGGACGTACCCGATGATTCTGGGCAAGTACGACTATTACTGGCTGAGGCTGAA
- a CDS encoding ABC-F family ATP-binding cassette domain-containing protein → MLLQSNGVARVFGDRTVFSDVDLEVGAGERLALVGENGGGKTTLLRVMAGVDAPDEGTVTRAGRVALLAQHAEVGDGTILDAVTPEEVRRARLAFDLASEGLGDGTDAALQSFAEAEEAYRVVGGYEFEARAEEVLGGLDLVPEACAARLSGGQMRRVMLARLLLSPADLYLLDEPTNHLDAEGTAWLEGWIRASGAAFVLASHDRAFLDAVATRTAELERGHLAVYPGGYSAAMAVKATLREAQARDHAAYRRKRAALEEERLRRASKARSASQYNPSRASDGDKMLAKGKAQNAQNVNASRARALERAVERLDAHGVEKPFEDRRVVRLDLPASSSGPSEVLTVRGLTVTRGDREVLSDVRLDVRRGDRIALTGPNGGGKSTLLAALLGRVPHAGEVRRGPGLTVYAAGQHGEELAGLTTVGDALLDANPALTPHQLHEVASQVGLPGPAFPVAGLSGGQRTRLSLARLGVTRAQLLVLDEPTNHLDVRAIEALEALLLAFPGTVLLASHDRALVGRVATRVWEVQGGGVTER, encoded by the coding sequence GTGCTGTTGCAATCGAATGGGGTCGCGCGAGTCTTCGGCGACCGGACGGTCTTTTCGGATGTGGACCTGGAAGTGGGCGCGGGTGAACGCCTCGCCCTCGTCGGGGAGAACGGCGGCGGGAAGACCACGCTGCTGCGCGTGATGGCGGGAGTGGATGCGCCCGACGAGGGCACGGTGACGCGGGCGGGCCGGGTGGCGCTCCTCGCCCAACACGCGGAGGTGGGAGACGGAACGATTCTCGATGCTGTGACGCCGGAGGAGGTGCGCCGCGCACGGCTGGCTTTCGACCTCGCCTCGGAGGGCCTGGGCGACGGCACCGACGCGGCCCTCCAGTCCTTCGCGGAGGCGGAGGAGGCATACCGGGTGGTGGGCGGGTACGAGTTCGAGGCACGGGCGGAGGAGGTGCTGGGCGGGTTGGACCTCGTTCCAGAGGCGTGTGCGGCGCGGCTCTCCGGGGGACAGATGCGCCGCGTCATGCTCGCCCGGCTGCTCCTCTCCCCCGCCGACCTGTATCTACTGGACGAGCCGACGAACCACCTCGACGCGGAGGGGACCGCGTGGCTGGAGGGCTGGATTCGGGCGTCCGGGGCCGCCTTCGTCCTCGCCAGCCACGACCGGGCCTTTCTGGACGCGGTGGCGACTCGCACGGCGGAACTGGAGCGCGGACACCTGGCCGTCTATCCCGGCGGCTACTCGGCGGCGATGGCGGTCAAGGCGACATTGCGGGAGGCTCAGGCGCGCGATCACGCCGCGTACAGACGAAAGCGGGCCGCGCTGGAGGAAGAACGCCTGCGCCGCGCGAGCAAGGCCCGCAGCGCCTCGCAGTACAACCCGAGCCGCGCCAGCGACGGCGACAAGATGCTCGCCAAGGGAAAGGCGCAGAACGCCCAGAACGTGAACGCCTCCCGCGCCCGCGCGCTGGAACGGGCGGTGGAGCGGCTGGACGCCCACGGAGTCGAAAAACCCTTTGAGGACCGCCGGGTAGTGCGTCTCGACCTGCCCGCCTCTTCCTCCGGCCCCTCCGAGGTGCTGACCGTGCGCGGCCTGACGGTGACACGCGGGGACCGGGAGGTTCTGTCGGATGTGCGGCTGGACGTGCGCCGGGGCGACCGCATCGCCCTCACTGGGCCGAACGGCGGCGGGAAAAGCACGCTGCTCGCCGCCCTCCTCGGCAGGGTGCCCCACGCGGGCGAGGTGCGGCGCGGCCCCGGCCTGACCGTCTACGCGGCGGGCCAGCACGGGGAGGAACTGGCGGGACTGACAACCGTAGGGGACGCCCTGCTGGACGCCAACCCGGCCCTCACGCCGCACCAGCTCCACGAGGTCGCCTCTCAGGTGGGGCTGCCCGGCCCGGCCTTTCCCGTGGCGGGGCTGTCGGGCGGGCAACGCACCCGCCTGAGCCTCGCGCGGCTGGGCGTGACGCGGGCACAACTCCTCGTGCTGGACGAGCCGACCAACCATCTCGACGTGCGGGCCATTGAGGCGCTCGAAGCTCTCCTGCTCGCCTTCCCCGGCACGGTGCTCCTCGCCAGCCACGACCGCGCGCTCGTGGGCCGGGTGGCGACGCGGGTGTGGGAGGTGCAAGGCGGCGGGGTGACGGAGAGGTGA